A single genomic interval of Camelina sativa cultivar DH55 chromosome 11, Cs, whole genome shotgun sequence harbors:
- the LOC104728441 gene encoding uncharacterized protein LOC104728441, whose protein sequence is MAATDGFTQLSDFKAFKTTWKIKVKIVHTWKQYTTYTGETIVMILADFEVVSIGEMKTSELNDKPKKRLEVILRDTSDQRLSCTLWGKFADKMWTACHEANQGIVTCLIRCGKINTYNGDRTISYAFDMSLLLINADYPAVQDFVIQLPQDDLKITFGERNCDCLKSKHENDDYVNQFPRSIISDMLEATMEGKFKIYCSIYHIDMEFGCGETKIILFDNNAIKLVNQTAIDVLGGQYDEIQDPTIVPPALQALVGKTFLFLASVETSNIVGGKETYKVSYVEMGGVDNIEESDIQIDPRDVISNEVQDQTNSSGIETSVTTPSSKRKDESNDDATTQSSTSKKMCLPSINQAIEEEKEKIQGKKVTGP, encoded by the exons ATGGCTGCCACCGATGGGTTCACACAGCTTTCCGATTTCAAGGCCTTCAAAACAACATGGAAAATCAAAGTGAAGATCGTACATACATGGAAACAATACACGACATACACTGGAGAAACAATTGTGATGATTTTGGCTGATTTTGAA GTTGTTTCCATTGGCGAAATGAAAACATCTGAGCTAAACGACAAACCGaaaaagagattagaggtcATCCTACGAGATACAAG TGACCAGCGGTTGTCATGCACTCTTTGGGGTAAGTTTGCTGACAAAATGTGGACAGCATGTCATGAGGCAAATCAGGGAATAGTCACCTGTTTGATCCGCTGTGGAAAGATTAACACATACAATG GAGATAGAACAATTTCATATGCCTTTGATATGTCGTTGCTGCTCATCAATGCAGACTACCCTGCTGTTCAAGATTTTGTTATCCA GCTGCCACAAGATGATTTAAAGATTACTTTCGGGGAAAGGAACTGTGATTGTCTAAAGTCTAAACATGAGAATGATGATTACGTGAATCAGTTCCCACGAAGCATTATATCAGATATGCTTGAAGCTACTATG GAGGGGAAATTCAAAATCTATTGTAGTATCTACCACATCGATATGGAGTTCGGGTG TGGTGAGACAAAGATTATTCTTTTTGACAACAATGCTATCAAGTTAGTCAATCAAACTGCGATAGATGTACTTGGTGGTCAATATGATGAG ATTCAAGATCCTACTATTGTGCCGCCTGCTTTGCAAGCTTTGGTAGGAAAGACATTCTTATTTCTAGCTTCTGTTGAAACCTCTAACATTGTTGGTGGTAAAGAGACTTATAAGGTGTCATACGTTGAGATGGGAGGTGTTGATAATATTGAAGAGTCGGACATACAAATTGATCCTAGGGATGTGATCTCTAATGAAGTTCAG gATCAGACGAATAGTAGTGGTATCGAGACATCTGTGACCACACCTTCATCAAAACGTAAAGATGAGTCCAACGATGATGCCACAACACAATCTTCAACATCAAAGAAGATGTGTCTACCATCAATTAATCAggcaatagaagaagaaaaagaaaagattcaagGAAAGAAAGTCACGGGTCCTTAA
- the LOC104724497 gene encoding cysteine-rich repeat secretory protein 57-like produces the protein METTKKLSALFCLFFISNQAFSESEHMKTFCNKSSRNTTSNNTTFNTNLNTLLSILSNHSSFANYYNLTTGLASDTVHGMFLCIGDVNRTSCNACVKNATIEIAKNCTNHREAIIYYFSCMVRYSDKFFLSTLETKPNAFWSSTDPIPKSFGKFGQRLSDKMGEVIVRSSLLSSSFTPYFLQDTTRFDDQYNLQSVVQCSPHLDPGNCTTCLKLAFQELTHCCGDQLWAFIFTPKCLVSFDTSNSSSMSIYLPRSTSVSIRGDNKLLGGMVLAVAASVFALLGL, from the exons ATGGAAACAACAAAGAAGCTCTCTGCTCTCTTCTGCCTATTTTTCATCAGTAACCAAGCTTTCTCGGAGTCCGAGCACATGAAAACTTTCTGCAACAAATCATCCAGAAACACCACTAGCAACAACACAACTTTCAACACAAATCTCAACACTCTTCTCTCCATTCTTAGCAACCATTCATCATTCGCTAACTACTACAACCTCACGACCGGTCTAGCTTCAGACACAGTCCATGGAATGTTCTTATGCATTGGAGATGTCAACAGAACAAGCTGCAATGCATGCGTCAAGAACGCAACAATCGAGATTGCCAAAAACTGTACTAACCATCGAGAAGCAATCATTTACTACTTCTCTTGTATGGTTCGATACTCAGATAAGTTTTTCCTCTCCACCTTAGAGACAAAGCCTAATGCCTTCTGGTCTTCAACCGACCCAATTCCCAAATCATTTGGTAAATTTGGGCAGAGGTTGTCTGACAAAATGGGAGAAGTTATTGTCAGATCATCTTTGCTATCTTCTTCGTTTACGCCATATTTTCTTCAGGATACAACTAGGTTCGATGACCAGTATAATCTTCAGTCTGTTGTCCAGTGTAGTCCTCATTTGGATCCTGGAAACTGCACCACATGTCTGAAACTTGCGTTCCAAGAACTCACTCACTGCTGTGGTGATCAGCTTTGGGCTTTCATCTTCACTCCCAAATGTTTAGTCAGTTTTGATACCTCAAATTCTTCATCAATGTCTATTTATCTTCCACGCAGCACTTCTGTCTCGATTAGAG gagATAACAAATTACTTGGGGGAATGGTTCTTGCTGTGGCGGCTTCGGTGTTTGCACTTTTGGGTTTATGA